The sequence GGCTTTCTTCTCACCCTGTTCTCAGTAAGGATCGCAACTTCCATGTGTTCCTGGAATATGATCAGGATGTAAGgcatttttgttccatttccaTGATCCAGTGAAAATGcacatgacaattttttttttctattctctcttctctcccctaccACCCCcttaggaaaggaagaagagggagagtgagagaatccaGAATAGGCTTTATACCCAGCACAGAACCCCGATGTGGAGCTTGTTCCGTagcgctgagatcatgacctgagctgaaatcaagagctggatgtggatgcttaagtgactgagccacccagcacccccacttgatttttttttttaaatgtttgagggGCACCATGCTGCCTATCAGAAGAGCATGCACCTCTTGATCCTTGGGGtgatgagtttgagccccacagtgggtatagagattgctttaaaaaaataaaaattaatagaaatatacTTGATGTCCTGataaattttctggaaaattgACTTTTAAAgtactgagttttttttttgttgttgttttgttttgttttttaataaagtacTGAGTTTTTTAATGGCACAGTGAAATCCTTTTTTAGAtactctctccacctccccattTCAAGATACTTTTATAAAATGGTGCTTGAAGATTACTTTTACCCCTTTTTAATGAAGGACTGGTTTTTGCCCTCTGTTAATTTTGGGattgttatttgttttgaaaggttttatttgagagagaattagCGGCTGGGGGGCAGAGACTGCTCCCACAGACTTCCCACAGACTGctcactgtgcagggagcctgatgtgggaagtcagacacccaacttactgagccacacaggctccccaaTTTGGGGATTGAGAGGAATTTTCAGTTCACGTTTGCTTTTGGTTACCTGTTTGTTGGAAGGAATTATATGTTttgcacccctcccccctttttgaaagatttttatttgagagtgggtgtgtgtacacacaagctgggggagaaggagggggagaagcagactccctgctgagctgggagttggacctggggctccatcccaggacctggagatgatgacctgagctgaaggcagacacttcaccatcTCTGCCATCCAGGAGCTCCCGTtgaccttttttgttttctccctcctttaattttttttttttaattacttcttgATATGTGTGAGGTAGGCCCTTACTTAAAATTTCTTCAGCATCTTCAAACCAGTAAAGTTCAGTCAGCAGCATAGGACATTACAATAATTCAAGGAAAGATTTCTAAAGGCCACTATCTCATGCCTGGCTGGGTtcgttggaagagcatgcaactcttgatcttgggtgcATGAGTTCagaccccatgttgggtgtaaaaccttcttaataaataaataaatacaacataaaataaaagccattgaGACTTAGTGCCATGTATTTTTCCAGAATATCTTGGGTTATACATTTTTTAGAACTATGACCAATGTTTAAATTTTGCTATTTATTCCTATTTAGACCTGGTGGCTAAGATGGAATGAAAGATATTGTATGTGTGTTCCTGTACTAGGACACAGTATCACTTGGAAGATATTTAAAGCCAAAAGCACTTAGAAAAACATGTATACCATAAACTATTacataattttctcctttttttttttctttattttttttcccccccagctAAGTGTTCGGCGGAAAAATACCAAAGAGGTGTTTGGTGGCTTTTTCAAAAGTGTGGTGAAAAGTGCTGATGAGGTCCTTTTTTCTGGAGTTAAGGTAAGGGCTTTTTTAGCTGTTGCAGAAAACTCTTGTGAATAgctgactttttatttcttcacaagAGATATTTGTGAAACAAATGTATTAACTTCACAGAAatgtaagtaatttaaaaatcttgggtaaagattttatttatttgacagacagagatcacaagtaggcagagaggcagtcagagagagacagagaaacaggctccctgctgagcagggagcctgatgtgggacttgatcccaggaccctgggaccatgacctgagccgaaggcagaggcttaacccactgagccacccaggaaccccagttactattttttaaaaagaaaataagcaacaaGATTATAGTATTTCATGACATTCTGCAGAACTACACTGTCCACTTCGGTAGTCCCAGCCTcaccaaatttttaattttatttgtgtgatGTGAAGAAAAGACTGTAAAagactgtaaattttttttttttttaagattttatttatttatttgagggagaatgagtgagaaagagcatgagagagaaggtcagagggagaagcagactccccaaggagctgggagcccgatgcgggactcgatcctggaagtccgggatcatgacctgagccacccaggcgcccaagactgtaaaatattaaaagtagtttcacctgtttttttgttttattttataatgtggctactagaaaatttttaaatagtgtatGTCATTCACATATTTCTGTTGGACAAAACTGTCTTAAAAGACTAAATTGATATTTAGCTCTTCTCAGCCCCTTCTACTTTTTAACTGAGTTACCAGCTTGTGTCTAACATTGCCACCTGTTGAGGGCATGAGCAACAAGCCCAGGGTATAGGTGCTGAGTAGAGGGCATTGTCAGGAATTTGGAAGCTCTAGGAAATTCTCCTTGGTGCATTTTAAGGTGAATGGGGCTGTCCTGTCCTCATATAACATGGAATGTTTGGCATCCCTGATAGGTGCCCACCAAATATACACCCCCTCGCTTCCCCCGCCCATACAAATATGTAGGTATCTACTGCTAGGTTGCAACCTGCCAGGCAGAACCACTTCTCTTGCAGGATTGTTGGATGTTAGAAAGGATACCACATTTTTCCTGGGTGTTTTTGAATGGCTATTGAAAATGGTTTTTTCTGTTGACATTTCCTGCTAGCACTTGAGTTTTGCTAATCTTGGGTATGAAATGCTGTCTTgttagtttgggttttttggtccATAGAGGTTAAAGTTCTTACGCTTGAGCTTATTTCCTTAATGTTTCTtatgaaaaatacattcatattattcagagttttgcttcttaaatttcttttttcccctttaggaGGTAGATGACTTCTTTGAGCAAGAGAAGAATTTCCTCATTAACTATTATAATAGGATCAAGGATTCGTGTGCAAAAGCTGACAAAATGACCCGATCTCATAAAAGTAAATACCATTTACCCATTAGATGCTTAGCTTTGCTGATGTACTAGCTCTGTTCATATAAAAAGGGCTGTCCTTGTTTTTGCAGATGTTGCAGATGACTATATCCACACTGCAGCCTGCCTGCATAGCTTGGCTTTAGAAGAGCCCACGGTCATCAAAAAGTAAGTTTTGTTGGAAAAGCATTTTACCTACTCCCAGTTGACAACTCGTGAGTGGTATAATGAAGAATGactgtatggtttcacttctgcTTTTGAGTACCAGCTCATCAAGATAGAGGATAGTGTGGTCTCTAGGACTCAAATCTTGACACACCCTGTGAACATAGACACATTTAAGATATTTGTAGGGTATTCAGCGGGCACTTCTATACCAAATGTGGTAGCTcttgtcaaagattttattttttgtcaaacTGTCTcctttttatattgatttaattCTGGATTTGTGTCTGAATGAAGTTTGCCTTATATATTCTCTGGCAAATGGTGTTTCACCTGGACGGACTTAAGTCCAGGGCCCTTATAAGTCTTAAGAGATTGGTTTTGGTTAAGGTGGTCTTAAGGCGAGTATAGTGACCCCAGTCTGGTTTTGAgcttttttatatgaatttttcagtttcttcatcctgGGCCTTTCTGGTGTGAGGCTGCATTCTACTTAACACCTAGGGCTTGCTTGGTATAGCAGGTGGTGGTATTTCTGATTTGAAGGTGGAAGTCAGGCTACTGTCACATGAAaccatggctttttaaaatttttacttatttatttaaataacgTATTTCTGTCTTTGGGATACCCATGGTGGCAGCTCATTAGAACCTGCCCTTGGTTAACTCCGCTTTGACATTGATTAAAGACTATCTTGGAATACAGTTTCTGCATGGCAGGGTGGCCTAGGGGCACTGAGAGGTTGATAGCCACAAGTGTGGCACTGTATATGTGTTTAGTTCTGTAACCCATCTTCTCTGCTAGATTGAGCCAGTTGGTGATGAAAGTACTGCTTTGATAAATTAATTCTAAAGCACCAGTGGCTCAGATTCCTGCATTTACTCATTCATGTCTTAACTGATAAGGTCCTATTTCATACATGATTTAAGACCATAAGCCAAAATCATGTATATTTTTTCAGGTACCTATTGAAGGTTGCTGAGCTATTTGAAAAACTTAGGGTAAGGATTTCTATGTTGGTCTTCATAATACAGATTTAATCATCTGTAGATTTCTGCTTAGATGATGGtgacctttacttttttttattagaaagtaGAAAGTCGAGTCTCCTCCGATGAAGACTTAAAGCTGACAGAGCTTCTCCGATACTACATGCTCAACATAGAGGCTGCTAAGGTAAGGCAACAGTTATAATACAAGACCACGTTGCATTACCCAGAAGAGGTTTCATGTTAGAGATGTATTTCgttgttgaaaatgaaaagagatgggTATTTGTCAGGATTGTTTgtgtaaataataaattcagtaaactGAGATAGTTTGGCCAGAAATCGAGCTGATTTGGGAATTGCAGTTCAGGAAACAGATGCTGTAGCAAGCTACAGGCAAGTGCATTAAGGGTTTGGGCTGGGCTTGTGTTTAGTAGGAATGTGAAGAGAGGGACATCCAAACAGTAAGTTCATTTGGCTGGAGGATATTTCTGCCAAGAAGTGAGTTGATAACTCAGGAGACAAGTATCTTGTGGTCTTCTGTAAATTGGGCATTTGAAATCAGTCTCTTAGTTCTTAGGTTCCATTCTTTTGAGGGCACATGTGAGATTCTCCATTTCATAGCTTCTGGTTCCATTTTAGATTGAAATTTTTCTGCAGTATCATACCTTTTTGTGGCATTGTATCCTTAGTTTGTATCAGGAGCAGTTGGGGTGGTGCCAAGTGAACAGATAGAAATTTGGGGGATTATAGGCTATTGGATGTGGTAAAACTGAACACAAGTGTTTCTGAGGGAGAAAAGGTTTGGGGATTTTGTGAGTTTTTATTGAATTGCAGTTTTGAGTCTATAAACCAATAATTACTTACTAAAAACAAGACGAAGTGGTAAGCAAAATGACCTTTGGGAATGAAACATGCGTTCACTGGGCATAACACTGCCGTGAGTGTCATTAGGAAGTagaaattcattattttactcATAGTTTCATATGTAGTTAATTTGTCTTTTGacatatttccttagttttatatttttatatacattagactatatttcttatttccttttttaatggacTTGAAATGATGATAAACCCAGGTTTTTAAAACACATGTATGTTGAACCTCCCATACCTGTTCTGTTTTAAATAAGGAAGTAACTTGTACTTGGCTGGAGATTGCAAATAGTCTTTATTTCAGATGAGAGCCTCTGATGGACTTGAGGCAGGCCTTGTAGTGGGGTGAGGTTAGAACAACTTTCTTCTGCTGCCTCACTGTTTAGTCGTATCACTTGACACGCCCAACAGTGCTTTCTGTTCTGGTAGAAGGTGGTTAATTTTCTGAAACTGCTTTCCATGATTGAATCATGGAAATGATTTGATCCTTTAGTTTTCActgttggggtttttgttttgttggggggggggtgtgtttAATCCAtacaaagaatttcaaaaagcCCTCAACAGTGCTGCAAGGATTATTGCCCCCAGGCtaatcttgaaattaaaaacaaaacacacaataGAAGGGGGAGGTAGAAGTGGACTAGATTGTTGTCTTTTGACATTTTAGGCCTTGCATtgcctccacacacacacccccccccactttttttttattttttaattttagagtagTTTAGATACTTAGTTTTCCCATTTTGGTCTCTAGCAATCTTTCAGGATAAGTTTAACTACCATGTCctgtctgttaatttttttctcaggatCTCTTATACAGACGCACCAAAGTCCTCACTGACTATGAGAACTCAAACAAAGCCTTGGATAAGGCCCGGTTGAAAAGCAAAGATGTCAAATTGGCTGAGGCGCACCAGCAGGAATGCTGCCAGAAATTTGAACAGCTTTCTGAATCTGCAAAAGAAGGTTGAACATGCCTACTTTTtacttcttgctttttatttggAAGTAATTTCAAACTTGTAGAGAAAAGTTGCACAGATAATGCAGAGAACACCTCTGCATTCTTTTCCAGGAGTCCCCTAGTTGTCCAGTTTGCCTCTTCTGCTTCCTTACTTGCACATGCACatggggtgggtttttttgttttttgtttttgttttcccttttcagtCATTTGAGATTAAGTTCTGTCTGTTGTCCTTTCATCcctaaaaaaaaacctttttgttgTGTATTTCTCTTATATCGCTACAGTATACTTACTGACTTTGGTTAACTTAGATAAAATACACTCCAGCCTGTTGTCTATAGTCTCAGTTTGTTGTTTGTCCCAACAACATATTCCTGTCTAGGGTTGCCATTAGGCTACCATAGCTCTTATGTCTCCTGTAATTTGGAAGGGATCCCtgcccccgcctttttttttaaaaggacatttgcCTTTTTGGGGACCACAGGCTCTGTAAATAGTGAATAGTGTTCCTCATTTTCGGAATATCTGTTCTGTCATGAATAGGTTCTGTTTGTGCATTTCCAGCAGAatactgagttctgtgtctttcaGGTGTTGCATCTGAGGGCACTTTATGTTCCATTTTCTGCTCATTTGTGGTGTTGATTTTGATTATCCAATCAAGGTGTTACCCAATTTCTTCACtgtatagttaatttttttccctgtgctGCTAATCAGCAGTGTGTGGGGAGACAATTTAAGACCTTGCAGATAGCCTGCTCTTCATCATACTTTCTCCCTAAATTTAGTCTGTGTTGATTCTTGTCTGAGCCAGCCTTTACTGTGATGGTTGCAGAAAAGTGATTCCTTTCCCCCAGTTCTAGCATTCTCTTCCTACACCCTTGGCATCATTACCCTTTAAACACAAGCCTTCCCTTTTCCGCAATTCCTTCCTTGTCATTAttagagtcattttttttttttaagttgttatttatttgacagagcacatgagtgagcacaagcagggagagcagctgagggagagggagaagcaggcttcccacagagtagtaggaagcctgatgaggaccatgggatcatgacctgagccgaaagcagatgcttaactgactgagccacccaggcacccaagaatgtTATTTTCCTGATGTGAATGTAATTGTAGTGATACTCTGTACCTGATTCATCCCAAACTTGGGTTTCTTTGAAAAATCCCTGTCTCATTTTAGGACTTTGTTTTCTGAGAACATTTCTACCCCCCCAGGACATTATCTGATAATGTCCTGATAACCAGCAGTGAGCAGTAGAGTTCCATTGTCTTGGCTCATTGTTTTCAGTACTGTAATTTCTTAACTGTAAGAGTCAGAGCTGCTCTGTACAAAAATCTTGAAAAGGGCATGCAGATATGTGCACATggcttttggattatttttcaaAGGAACCTCCTTACTAGCATAGTAAAATGAATCTTGCCCTTTGTTTAAttagctaatttaaaaaaactactggGTTGAAATCTTACGATATTACATAGGCCAGAGTTTACTAGCTCTGACAGCTTCAGAATAGATTAAAGAAAAACCACAAGTCTTTATAGCGGTGCCAGTTTAGGCCTGTCCTTGCCTAAGGTTTGTTCCTGTATTAAATTTTATCCCCTTTATTCAAAATGTAAGTCTGGTTATACTGTATTTAAAAGTACAGTATTATGTAGAATACTGCAGTGAATGGGTCTTGTCTGCCTCTGGTCCAGGTTCTTGCTGAAATTCATGACTGAACTGATAGTCAGTTGAACGAGCATAGTACAAATGAAGGTGGTGTGAACAGGCATCAACGGGAGATGAGACAGGTTAGCGTTGAGTCCTGGTCCTGGGTGCAGGCCTAGAGGAAAGGTGAGTTTATCTTGGCCTCTGTGAAGACCTATTTAGTATATCCAAGGTAATTAACCCATCATGATAATATGTTTTgcaagtttttacttttaaatgttggCTGCTTGATCTTTGTTTTGGCCAGTGCTACATTAGACCTGGTACAGGTGGGTAAGTTTGCTCCTGAGGACTGGACCCCCAGCTGAAGCTGGAGAGGATTTTGACCAAAGGAGTGATGGGCAGAACTGGGTTTATGGAAGGAATCCAGGGGAGAAAGTACTTATTGACTTACCCTAATTTCTAATGGGGCATTAATCCCGAATAGTGTTTGGtgataggaaacaacagatgtaaAGGGCACATTGTATAGCTCTGTCTACAGAGAAGCTGTCTGAGCGTAAGCAGTagtttcaaagtttaaaaataatttaaagaaatgggTGTAGGTGCAGGTTATGTATGTGTGGCTCACCACCTCCCCAGCCTTCTTTCCATAAGTACTGGTAGCTAGAGGTTTAGGGCAAGACTGCTCATTTCGTAGATTCTCCCAAGTAGTCCGTGGCATTCTCTAAATTTTGATGTTCAGTAATTGGGTGCAGTGCTCATTTTAAAGGCAGtgacaggggctcctggctggctcagtaggtaagagcatgtgactcgatctcagggttataagttcgagccccacgttgggtgtagatataacttaaaaataaaatcttaggggcgcttgggtggctcagtgggttaaagcctctgccttcggctcgggtcacaatcccagagtcctgggatcaagcctcacattgggctctctgctcatcagggagcctgcttcctcctctctctctgcctgcttctctgtgatctgcctgtcaaataataaataaaaatttaaaaaataaataaataaaataaaatcttaaacaaaggcaggcgcctgggtagctcagttggtaaagcatctgccttcagctcaggtcatgatcccagggtcctgggatccagcggcgagttgggttccctgctcagcagaggagtctgtttctccctctcactccctctctgctcatgttctctctctcactcaaataaataaaatctttgaatacaTAAAGACAAAGGCAGGCACATCACTATATTGTCCATAAAATGTCAGGTACGTGTCCCAGTTTGCAGAGataaaaaataggagaaaatgtgTGTATCAAAGTGTTGGAGATTATATGTAAGAATGATGTTtggaaattaaagattaaaattgtTCAGCTTTTGTTGGtaacttttcttttctagaaCTAGTCAATTTCAAACGAAAGAGAGTGGCAGCATTTAGAAAGAATTTAATTGAAATGTCTGAACTGGAAATAAAGCACGCCAGGGTaagtgtttttcctttaaattaagcCAGCTTTTTAGGCCAGACCCCGCCCCAGTTATTTTCCCAGCTCACCATCCCAGTATCATTGACAGATGAGCTTTGCTTTCTGGTATTAATCTCTTGTGATATAGGCAGGAGTTACttgttggattattttttcttctgcaaacCAAAATTCTGTAAAATATGATGAAATAGTGTTTTTGAGAAGAGCATATTAGTGTCTtaggatatttaattttttttttttttgtttagaaagGAAGAACTTCCTTGTATATTTAAGGTTTGTAGCTTAATTTGGTACAGAACAGGTGGAGAAAAATGGTTCTCAGTGTTGGGTATGCTTTAGAATCTCCTTAAGGAGCCTTTAAAGTGTTGCCCGGAGCAGTTGGCTGTTTCTGGGCATGGCTTTTCACGCAGCTCCTGGGTGCAGCTGCATGTGAGTCCGGCAGTGCTGTCTGGCCCAGGGCTACAGGATCAGCAGGGAGCCACAGTAGGAGGGAACTGCCGCTGGCCAGTCAGCATTGGTTAAGCAGGAAGACTTTGAACATACGTGTGtattttgagtttctttattttgaccacactgtttatttactttttgattaAGTTCAAGTCTTATTGTGTATGACCTTTTAAATTGGGGTTTTAGAGTGTCCTGTATATGTAAATCATACCCATGGTGTTCAGGGTGTTCGGAGTTTTCTCAATTCCTTTTAAGTGAGAACTTTGTAAAGGAATTTGTGCTAGACCTTTATGAGTATTCATAATTTATAATCTCACTCATAATTAATTTTTACACCTTTTTATCTGGTCTTTCCAAGGCCTTCAGTTTCAAGAATAACTCTTCTGTAGTGTTTAGTTTAGTTCCCAGCGAAATTGGCAGGATTGAATTGAGAGCAGACCTGGAGTGGCAGCTGTGAGCCTCTCCAGGTGGCGGCCCCAGACTCTCAGAGGGTGACGAACTCACCAACATGAAATTGGGGTGCACGTTGTAGCATGAGGTGCAGTTGtgatttaatgaagaaaaagataaccCAGTTTGGTTGGCTTTAAATCTCTTATGAAAAGCTTTAAGTTGGTGGGTTTGAGTCAAATTCTTACAGATACGTAGGAGGTCTGGACTCTAGAGAGATGCATTGGTCTACCTTGATTTTTGTCTTCCAGAACAATGTCTCCCTCCTGCAGAGCTGCATTGACTTGTTCAAGAACAACTGATCTGCCTTTTCTCTGAATAAAGGAGGCGAATGTGAAAGAAAGCCAGCATCACTTGCACTTAAATCATTACCACAGAAGATTTAGTACCTTTGACTTCAGTTTAAAAttatgtgaataaatattttgatttctaaaaatcttAACACTTAACCAtgttggtttaaaaatatttctattgcaTGCTACTTGGACATAACTAATCTTTTCCTTATGTATTTAATACCTCAGAATGGTCAGAATCTACATACTGGGTCTTCCTGTAATTTGCCTTTAGTTATTAAAGAGTGCAGGAAACGTGCCTTCTGGAACCAAGTATAAGCAATGGCCTGGTGCATGTTTTCTCATGGTTTCATGTGCCCATATCCCTACAAACCAGTTAATTTAGAGTAGGTGCCACTGATGACAGAGAAGTCAGCTGCTTGTTGCAGGTAGTATACACATTCCATTCCTTACTGTGATCCCCCTCCCCTACACTCATGGTTCTTTAGTCACCTTAAGTGATTTTATtataacaagaacaaaaaaatttcatttgtctttatatACCCTTTGCAGCTCCATATTTTGTAGTTGGGGTATATTTGAGGGGCAAGAAATAACTTAGTGTGTAAGAATTAATATAGCCTGCTTATGTTAAGATGTGAGCCCTCTTCCTGACCAtagggggaggggtgtgtgtgtgtgtgtgtgtgtgtgtgtgtgtgtgtgtggactttTTATAAagtgtataataaaataataaatcatgttACCATACGGAGTGTTTTTGTGGAAAAGAAAGCTCAAGTGTGCCCTAGGGCTTCAAGGTCTCTGCCCACCGTCCTAGTCTCTGTTCTTGAGGCTACTGGTGGCCAGTGTTTTAGAAGGTCCTTATCATGACTAAAGGTCCCTATCTGGATTTGTCTGGCTTGCTCATGGGTTCAATTTGGGTTTGCACTTCTTATAGGCTTAGCGTAAGTGATACAGTGTTCTCAGGCCACATAGCTCATGTTGTTGGTGATAACTCAGCATTTAAGGTAGTACCTGTTAAGAGTTTCCCTATATATAAAGTTggtgattttttgtttcttgtttttttgtttttaaagatttttcaattcatttatttggcagaaagagggagcacaagcagagggagtaggagtgggagaagtaggcttcccactgagggagctcaatgtggggctcaaaatcagaaccctgggatcacaacctgagccaaaggagacacttaacgactgagctacccaggtgctctaCCCTGTTCTTCGATTAGCTGTAACTGGTACAAAGGTTGCAGAATATTGATATCTGAACATCACTGGGAgctgtttttcttctattaaacCGTGACTGAAGTCTAGCTTGCACACCCAGCCAGTTAAATGAACCTGGTACCTAAATTTATAAATGGGTCAGACACAGAAGCTTGCTTCTCCATGTCAGATATTTAGGAAGCATAGTGCACAAAATGAATTTAAGCAGTTTTAACTCCAGTCTGGTTTCTGACCATTTATCTTCTGCTTAACCTGACAAGCCCCACACTATACTGTTCATAGCACAAATGTTAAGTGTTGTTGGGGTAGGTGACTTAGTATCCCTGGGTCACAACTGGTCTAAGGAACTCCAGCTGCTGGCACAGCATGCTTCAAGGCTTAACTGTCTTAGTCATGACTGGGCCTGTTGGTCATTTCCAGGAAACCATGGGGATCTGTGTGGGTGAGGAATGTTTCCAGCCCTTTCCCActggtgtccatcaacagagccATGCCTGTCTTTGGGCTATCTTACACTCAGTATTCCCAAGGAACCAGGTGGACCGTAGAGAGGTAGCCAACGTCCTGGAACATGAAGGTGAGTCATTGTGCTAGATGCTGGTATGTCTGTCCTACACGCTGCAGAACCTgtgtgggtgggggagcagagcaAAGGTGACCTATATGTGTACCTCTGCAGGGGAAAGGCAAGCTGCAAACTAGCTGCTAAGGAACCTTCTGAGTGTGGAGGTGGACTTAGAACTTTCTGAAGTGTTTTAAGGCCTTTGGTTGAATTGGGGTCACTTTGGAATGATTTGTAGGGGTGTCAGTAAAGTGAGCGAGCCCTGGTGATCCTAGGGATGTTGCATTGTAGCTTGCACAGCCATGGTTGCCAGGTGACGGACAAGGGAAGACCACCGTGGTATGTAAAACCAGAGCAAGCTATGGGTCAGCTACCTCCCCACTTGGCCCGCCCTCATCTTTTGGGGTGTCACCGTTTGCCTTGCCCACCTTTTGAGGTTCACTGAAAGCATGCTAGACTCAGCCCTTTAAGGGGTGGATTTTACTTCGAAGCTTTTTCCTGCAGATAGGAGAGTGCATTGCAGCATCAGCTTTCTGCCTATAGGCGGCAGAGTCTCCCAGGGCAGCCACACGCCCCCTTGTGGGCCCTCTCCGGGTGCAACCAAGCAGGGAAGCCTGGTAGTCCTGCAGTTGCTCcaaggatcatttttttttttttaagattttatttatttatttgacagagatcacaagcagagaggcaggcagagagagggaagcaggctccccgctgagcagagagcccgatgtggg comes from Mustela nigripes isolate SB6536 chromosome 7, MUSNIG.SB6536, whole genome shotgun sequence and encodes:
- the SNX5 gene encoding sorting nexin-5; the protein is MAAVPELLQQQEEDRSKLRSVSVDLNVDPSLQIDIPDALSEREKVKFTVHTKTTLSTFQNPEFSVTRQHEDFVWLHDTLIETADYAGLIIPPAPTKPDFDGPREKMQKLGEGEGSMTKEEFAKMKQELEAEYLAVFKKTVSSHEVFLQRLSSHPVLSKDRNFHVFLEYDQDLSVRRKNTKEVFGGFFKSVVKSADEVLFSGVKEVDDFFEQEKNFLINYYNRIKDSCAKADKMTRSHKNVADDYIHTAACLHSLALEEPTVIKKYLLKVAELFEKLRKVESRVSSDEDLKLTELLRYYMLNIEAAKDLLYRRTKVLTDYENSNKALDKARLKSKDVKLAEAHQQECCQKFEQLSESAKEELVNFKRKRVAAFRKNLIEMSELEIKHARNNVSLLQSCIDLFKNN